The proteins below are encoded in one region of Phaseolus vulgaris cultivar G19833 chromosome 1, P. vulgaris v2.0, whole genome shotgun sequence:
- the LOC137815767 gene encoding uncharacterized protein, with amino-acid sequence MAVEVQEVDQTPDVNLVFTKADRQDVIPHDNDQMVISIVTKGRRVHRVLVDQGSSADVMFWSTFNKLQLSPEKLRPYTVCLYGFAEDHVEVRGHIELRTTFTDGTTTRTTNIRYLVVNVPSAYNILLGRPTLNRIGAVAFMRHMKMKLLSLEGPTCLQRRHKFNDERRQVVREETQKLLSTGHIREIQYPEWLANVVLVKKASGKWRMCVDIADLNKACLKDSYPLSSINVLVDSASGCRLLSFLDAFFGYNQIRMHPGTTARQRS; translated from the exons ATGGCAGTAGAGGTACAAGAGGTAGATCAGACTCCTGATGTCAacctcgtcttcaccaaggccgaccgCCAGGATGTCATTCCACATGACAATGATCAGATGGTGATTTCGATAGTGACAAAAGGAAGAAGAGTGCATCGCGTCCTCGTAGATCAGGGAAGTTCGgccgatgtgatgttctggtcgaccttcaacaagttgcagCTGTCTCCAGAAAAATTGAGACCTTATACAGTTTGCTTATATGGTTTTGCTGAAGACCACGTGGAGGTGCGCGGACACAtagagctgaggacgaccttcacagaTGGCACAACTACACGCACTACAAACATCAGGTACCTCGTTGTTAATGTTCCATCAGCCTACAATATACTTTTGGGTAGACCTACTTTAAACAGGATTGGAGCGGTGGCCTTTATGAGACACATGAAGATGAAACTGCTTTCCCTCGAGG GTCCGACCTGTTTGCAGAGAAGACACAAGTTTAATGATGAGAGGCGTCAGGTCGTCAGAGAAGAGACACAGAAGCTGCTCAGCACTggtcacatcagggagattcagtaccctgagtggctggcgaacgtggtgttggtgaagaaggctagtgggaagtggagaatgtgcgtcgacATCGcagacctcaacaaggcctgtCTGAAGGATTCCTACCCGCTGTCCAGTATCAATGTTTTGGTAGACAGCGCATCTGGTTGCAGACtactcagcttcctggatgcctttttTGGTTACAATCAAATCAGGATGCACCCAGGGACGACTGCAAGACAACGTTCATGA